The genomic interval CACCACTGGGCGGCGGAGTGGTCGAACAGACCGGAGGAGGCGAGCGCGAGGACGACACTGATCCCGAGCAGCCCGTACGGCCCCCATGTGTGCAACTGTTCCCAGCGCCGCTCGATCTGCCGGTCCCTCGTGGTCATCTCCCCAGTCTGCACGGCCGACTCCCCTACTCCCAGCGGAACCAGCGGGACGCGCCCGCCGTGAGCAGCACGGTCCACGCCACCAGCACGCCCAGGTGGGTCCAACCCGGCCAGTTCCCCGCCGCCGCCCTGTTCAGGGCCTCGGCGGCGGCGCCGAACGGGGTGTAGCCGACGATGCGGGCCATGACGTCGGGCATGGCGTTCACCGGGAGCCACACGCCCGCGCAGAACATCATCGGGAAGAACACCGCCGACCCGATGGCGCCCGCGATCTTCGTCGTCCGGGACAGCGCGGAGACCACGGAGCCCAGCGCGAGGGCGGCCAGGATCGCGAGGAGCAGGGCGAGGAGGTAGCCGCCGGGCTGCTTCGGCAGGCGTACGTCGAAGGCGAGCCGGCCGACGATCAGCGCGAGCAGGGCGGAGACGAGGGCCGCCGCGCCGTAGACCACCATCTGCGCGGCGAGCAGGGCGGTCGGGCGGACCGGGGTGGCGGACATGCGGCGGAGGATGCCGCGTTCGCGGTAGCCGGTGATGTTCTGCGGCATCGACTGGAGCGCGCCGACGATCATGCCGAGCAGGACGGCGACCGGGACGTACACGTCGACGGTGCGCAGGCCGCCGAGGTCGGCGTCGTGCTCGCGGAAGCCGGGGATGGAACCCAGGATCACCAGCAGCAGGGTGGGGAACAGCAGGATCCAGAAGAGGGCGCCCGGTTCACGGCGGAAGAGCTTCACCTCGGTGCGCAGGACTGCGGTGTTCATGCGGAGACCTCCGTCAGGTCCAGGAACGCGTCGTCCAACGTGGCGTCGGACACGCGGAGTTGGTGGGCGGTGATGTGGTTGCGGGCGAGCAGCGTGATGACGGCGTTGACGGTCTCGTCGGAGCCGGAGAGCGTGATCCGGCCGTCCTTGCGCGTGACGGACGTGAGCGCGGGAAGCGCGTTCAGGTCACCGTCGTCCAGTGCCGCGGAGGGCGTGAAGCTGATGACGGTGGAGCCCGCCGAGCGCCTGATCAGCCCGTCCGGGGTGTCCAGGGCGGCCACCCGGCCCTTGTCGATCACGGCGATCCGGTCGCACAGCCGCTGCGCCTCCTCCATGAAGTGGGTGACGAGCAGCACGGTGACCCCGCTCGCCCGCACGTCCTCGATCAGCTGCCAGGTGTCACGGCGGGCACGCGGGTCGAGCCCGGTGGTGAGCTCGTCGAGAACGACGACGCGGGGATTGCCGATGAGCGCGAGCGCGATGAACAGCCGCTGCTTCTGCCCGCCGCTGAGCTTGGCGAACCGGGTGGTCAACTTCGCGGTCAGGCCCAGCCGTTCGGCCAGCGGCCGCCAGTCGGCGGGGTGCGGATAGAAGGACGCGTACAGCTCCAGCGCCTCGCGGACGGTGAGCTTGGCCTGGAGCTCGCTCTCCTGGAGCTGGGCGCCGAGGACCCGGGCGACCTCCGCGTGGTCGGCGACGGGGTCGAGTCCGGTGACGCGGACCCGGCCCGCGTCCGGGACCCGCAGACCCTCGACGCACTCGACGGTGGTGGTCTTGCCGGCGCCGTTCGGGCCGAGGATCCCGAAGATCTCGCCCTCCTCGACGGCGAACGAGACCCCGTCCACGACGGCCCGGCCGCCGTAGGACTTCCGTAGTGCGGTGACTTCGATGACAGGAGTGGCTGACATGTTCCGAGGGTCCCGCCGGAGCCGGTCCCGGCACATCGGCCATCGCGCTCGAAGGCGCATCAACCGATCGGTTGATGCGCCACTACGACTCCCCTCGATGTGCCGCTACGACCCCTCGAACACCCAGGTCGTAGGACCAACGGCCGATCCCGGTCCGGCCAAAACTCGGTGGGCACTGTCAGTGGTGGTCCGTAGGCTCGCCCGTGATGACCACGACACCCGCCTCCGCCGAGGACCACTCCGACCGGTCCGCCGTCCGTACGCTCGCGCGGCTGTGGCCGTACGTCCGCCCCGTGCGGGTACGGCTGTTCGCCGCGGCCGGGGTC from Streptomyces sp. NBC_01288 carries:
- a CDS encoding ABC transporter permease; translation: MNTAVLRTEVKLFRREPGALFWILLFPTLLLVILGSIPGFREHDADLGGLRTVDVYVPVAVLLGMIVGALQSMPQNITGYRERGILRRMSATPVRPTALLAAQMVVYGAAALVSALLALIVGRLAFDVRLPKQPGGYLLALLLAILAALALGSVVSALSRTTKIAGAIGSAVFFPMMFCAGVWLPVNAMPDVMARIVGYTPFGAAAEALNRAAAGNWPGWTHLGVLVAWTVLLTAGASRWFRWE
- a CDS encoding ABC transporter ATP-binding protein is translated as MSATPVIEVTALRKSYGGRAVVDGVSFAVEEGEIFGILGPNGAGKTTTVECVEGLRVPDAGRVRVTGLDPVADHAEVARVLGAQLQESELQAKLTVREALELYASFYPHPADWRPLAERLGLTAKLTTRFAKLSGGQKQRLFIALALIGNPRVVVLDELTTGLDPRARRDTWQLIEDVRASGVTVLLVTHFMEEAQRLCDRIAVIDKGRVAALDTPDGLIRRSAGSTVISFTPSAALDDGDLNALPALTSVTRKDGRITLSGSDETVNAVITLLARNHITAHQLRVSDATLDDAFLDLTEVSA